A single region of the Pan troglodytes isolate AG18354 chromosome 22, NHGRI_mPanTro3-v2.0_pri, whole genome shotgun sequence genome encodes:
- the LOC107972982 gene encoding double homeobox protein 1-like yields MALPTPSDCTLFAEARGRWWRRRLVWNPSLREALRACFERNPYPGIATRERLAQAIGILEPSVQIWFQNERSRQLRQHRRKSWPWPGRRGPQESRREPTAVTGSQIALLLRDFEKDRIPGIATTEELARETGLPESRIQIWLQNRKARHPGQAGTVPGSQVACATWPPAGVTLLTRGSPSPTSALGEWVVGVGRGCQAVVGWWKGKRALPGLLRQPRWLPANLRVRTLEGRNPRPVRPVEVAEGRHAPP; encoded by the exons atggccctcccgacaccttcggacTGCACCCTCTTCGCGGAAGCCCGGGGACGGTGGtggcgaaggagactcgtttggaaCCCGAGCCTAAGAGAGGCTCTGAgagcctgctttgagcggaacccgtacccgggcatcgccaccagagaacggctggcccaggccATCGGCATTCTGGAGCCCAgtgtccagatttggtttcagaatgagaggtcacgccagctgaggcagcaccggcgtAAATCTtggccctggcccgggagacgcggcccgcaagaaAGCAGGCGAGAGCCgaccgccgtcaccggatcccagaTCGCACTGCTCCTCCGAGACTTTGAGAAGGATCGCATTCCAGGCATCGCCACCacggaagagctggccagagagacgggcctcccggagtccaggattcagatctggttacAGAATCGAAAGGCCAGGCACCCGGGTCAGGCTGGCACGGTGCCCGGCAGTCAGGTGGCCTGTGCAACGTGgcccccggcgggtgtcaccctgctcaCTCGTGGGTCACCTTCGCCCACATCGGCGCTTGGGGAATgggttgtgggggtggggaggggttgtCAGGCtgtggtggggtggtggaaaggcaagagagctctgcccgggctgctTCGACAGCCCAGGTGGCTGCCGGCAAACCTGCGCGTGCGCA ccctagaaggcaggaatcccaggccgGTGAGACCTGTGGAGGTGGCGGAGGGAAGACATGCCCCTCCATag